From Variimorphobacter saccharofermentans, one genomic window encodes:
- the hisF gene encoding imidazole glycerol phosphate synthase subunit HisF: protein MFTKRIIPCLDVHNGRVVKGINFVNLRDAGDPVEVGAAYDKAGADELVFLDITASSDARTIKIDMVRRVAETVFIPFTVGGGIRTVDDFKMILREGADKVAVNTAAILNPTLISEAADKFGSQCVVLAIDAKRRDDGSGWNIYKNGGRVDMGIDAVEWAIKACELGAGEILLTSMDCDGTKDGYDLELTRTISENVPVPVIASGGAGTMEHFYDALTEGKADAALAASLFHYKEMEIMDLKHYLRDRGISVRL from the coding sequence ATGTTTACGAAAAGAATTATTCCATGTTTGGATGTGCATAACGGACGTGTTGTAAAAGGAATCAATTTTGTCAATCTACGTGATGCCGGTGATCCGGTTGAAGTAGGTGCAGCTTATGATAAAGCAGGTGCTGACGAATTGGTTTTCCTTGATATTACTGCATCATCCGATGCCAGAACGATTAAAATAGATATGGTACGAAGAGTAGCTGAGACCGTGTTTATTCCCTTTACGGTGGGAGGCGGTATTCGTACAGTTGATGATTTTAAGATGATACTTAGGGAGGGCGCCGATAAGGTAGCAGTGAATACCGCAGCAATCCTTAATCCTACTTTAATCAGTGAAGCAGCAGATAAATTCGGAAGTCAATGCGTGGTGTTGGCTATTGATGCTAAGAGGCGAGATGATGGATCTGGCTGGAATATCTATAAAAATGGTGGTAGAGTGGATATGGGTATCGATGCTGTTGAATGGGCAATTAAAGCATGTGAGTTAGGTGCTGGTGAGATATTGCTTACCAGTATGGACTGTGACGGAACAAAAGATGGCTATGATCTGGAGTTGACCAGAACAATTTCTGAGAATGTACCAGTTCCTGTTATTGCTTCCGGTGGAGCGGGTACCATGGAGCATTTCTATGATGCCTTAACAGAAGGGAAAGCAGATGCAGCATTGGCTGCTTCTTTATTCCACTATAAAGAGATGGAAATTATGGATTTGAAGCATTATCTTAGAGATAGAGGAATTAGTGTAAGGCTATAA
- a CDS encoding uracil-DNA glycosylase — protein sequence MGAINNDWLDAIGQEFRLPYYAELYQFVKSEYSHYVVYPKADDIFNAFHLTPLSQVKVVILGQDPYHNEGQAHGLCFSVKPDVEIPPSLENIYKELHDDLGCYIPNHGFLEKWAKQGVLLLNTVLTVRAHQANSHQGRGWERFTDAVIQAVNTQDRPIVFFLWGRPAQMKRAMLTNPNHLILQAPHPSPLSAYRGFFGSKPFSKANQFLMKHGVEPIDWQIPSI from the coding sequence ATGGGTGCAATAAACAATGATTGGTTAGATGCGATTGGACAAGAGTTCCGCCTGCCCTATTATGCTGAGCTGTATCAATTTGTAAAATCTGAATATAGTCACTATGTGGTGTATCCGAAAGCAGATGATATTTTTAATGCGTTCCATTTAACTCCATTAAGTCAGGTAAAAGTGGTCATCCTGGGTCAGGATCCGTATCATAATGAGGGACAGGCACATGGCCTGTGTTTCTCGGTAAAGCCGGATGTGGAGATACCACCTTCCTTAGAGAACATCTATAAGGAGTTACATGATGACCTGGGTTGCTATATACCGAACCACGGCTTCTTGGAAAAGTGGGCAAAACAGGGTGTATTGCTTTTGAATACTGTATTAACGGTTCGGGCTCATCAGGCTAATTCTCATCAAGGCAGAGGCTGGGAACGCTTTACGGATGCTGTCATACAGGCAGTGAATACACAGGACCGACCTATCGTATTCTTTTTATGGGGCAGACCGGCACAGATGAAAAGGGCGATGTTGACGAATCCAAATCATTTGATATTACAGGCCCCCCATCCGAGTCCGCTTTCTGCTTACCGTGGGTTCTTTGGTAGTAAGCCCTTTAGCAAAGCAAATCAATTCTTAATGAAACATGGGGTAGAGCCGATAGACTGGCAAATTCCTTCAATATAA
- a CDS encoding amino acid permease, with protein MKKHDKGLNAWQLTMMAMGSVIGGSFFLGLAVAIQAAGPAILISFILSGILVYFILYALSEMTVANPDSGSFYTFTAQVFGPGSGFVVGWVYWTGMIFAMSSEATAVSILIREWYPRVSIPLLGSAIIIGVTLLNLLGADKLSKLESSLALVKIFAVVAFIVIAFLLIVGAIRGVDAVGLGELATEPMMPGGIQSIAGSMLIVIFSYAGFEIIGLAASEAENPNKTIPRAILYTVISLVGLYILSTLVLLPLIATTELTEDVSPMVAALSKWGMEWAGSVINIILVTAILSTMLASMFGLGRMMRSIADEGHAPKWLVDRKDVPYRGILFSGLAMLLGLGAGLFFPRVYLFLISSGGYATLFTYAAIVATHIRFRKCNGCPPEGKCQMPGYPYTSWIALISILIVIVSMPFISGQTSGLIAGIVMTILFCGIYYITKTRITKNMSTVSKPYQAQFTNEFSEELTKCPKEVKSMKCQKEKNDDSDNQE; from the coding sequence ATGAAGAAACATGATAAAGGACTGAATGCATGGCAACTGACAATGATGGCGATGGGTTCTGTGATTGGCGGTTCCTTTTTTCTGGGTTTGGCAGTTGCAATTCAGGCAGCAGGGCCAGCTATTTTAATTTCATTTATATTAAGTGGGATCTTAGTTTATTTTATTCTCTATGCATTATCAGAGATGACAGTTGCTAATCCGGATTCTGGGTCTTTTTATACTTTCACTGCACAAGTATTTGGACCGGGATCCGGTTTTGTCGTAGGCTGGGTTTATTGGACTGGAATGATATTTGCCATGTCCAGTGAAGCAACAGCGGTCTCTATCTTAATACGGGAATGGTATCCCAGAGTGTCTATCCCTCTACTTGGCAGTGCTATTATTATCGGAGTTACCTTGCTCAATTTACTGGGAGCGGATAAGCTTAGTAAGCTGGAAAGCAGTCTCGCGCTGGTCAAGATATTTGCTGTAGTTGCCTTTATTGTAATCGCATTTTTATTAATTGTCGGAGCAATTCGCGGGGTGGACGCAGTGGGCTTAGGAGAATTGGCTACGGAACCTATGATGCCCGGGGGAATTCAAAGTATTGCCGGAAGCATGCTGATCGTCATTTTCTCTTATGCTGGTTTTGAAATTATTGGTTTGGCCGCTTCAGAAGCAGAAAATCCAAATAAAACAATACCCAGAGCAATTTTATATACGGTAATTAGTTTGGTTGGTTTATACATTTTATCTACCCTGGTATTGCTCCCGTTAATAGCAACGACGGAATTAACGGAGGATGTAAGCCCTATGGTAGCTGCACTGAGTAAATGGGGGATGGAATGGGCAGGCTCCGTTATCAATATCATATTAGTTACTGCAATTCTATCAACCATGCTGGCTTCCATGTTCGGTCTCGGAAGGATGATGCGTTCCATAGCCGACGAAGGGCATGCACCGAAGTGGTTAGTGGATCGGAAGGATGTACCCTATCGAGGAATTTTATTCTCAGGATTAGCGATGTTACTTGGTTTGGGAGCAGGATTATTCTTTCCAAGGGTGTATCTGTTTTTAATCAGCTCGGGTGGTTATGCAACGTTATTTACCTATGCTGCAATTGTCGCAACCCACATTCGATTTCGTAAATGCAACGGATGCCCTCCAGAGGGGAAATGCCAGATGCCCGGTTATCCCTATACTTCCTGGATTGCACTGATCAGTATTCTAATTGTGATCGTTAGCATGCCTTTTATATCCGGACAGACCTCAGGGTTAATAGCAGGTATTGTGATGACCATATTGTTCTGCGGAATTTATTATATCACAAAAACGAGAATTACTAAGAATATGAGCACGGTTTCAAAACCGTATCAGGCTCAATTTACGAATGAGTTCTCGGAGGAATTAACAAAGTGCCCTAAAGAAGTGAAATCCATGAAATGTCAAAAGGAAAAAAATGACGATAGTGATAATCAAGAGTGA